The following proteins come from a genomic window of Actinomarinicola tropica:
- a CDS encoding SDR family oxidoreductase, whose product MDLGIDGRRAAVAASSAGLGLGVARALVAAGVHVAICGRHRDRVESAADDLGELATPLVADVSTPEGAEAFVAAARDALGGIDVLVPNAGGPPAGTFESTPLNAYEPALQLNLMSVVAMCHAAVPDMRARGWGRIVAITSSTVRQPAPSLILSNTARAGATAFLKTLAGEVAADGITVNSVQPGLHATDRMRQLGVDATTRPPDVPVGFVGDPDDFGAVCAFLCSQQARFVTGAAIPVDGGSYRGLQ is encoded by the coding sequence TGCACTCGTGGCTGCCGGCGTGCACGTCGCCATCTGCGGTCGCCACCGCGACCGGGTCGAGTCCGCCGCCGACGACCTGGGCGAGCTCGCCACCCCGCTCGTCGCCGACGTGTCCACCCCCGAGGGCGCCGAGGCGTTCGTCGCCGCGGCCCGCGACGCGCTCGGCGGCATCGACGTCCTCGTGCCGAACGCCGGCGGCCCACCCGCCGGCACGTTCGAGTCGACCCCCCTCAACGCCTACGAGCCTGCGCTCCAGCTCAACCTCATGTCGGTCGTGGCCATGTGCCACGCCGCGGTGCCCGACATGCGGGCCCGCGGCTGGGGCCGCATCGTCGCCATCACGTCGTCGACGGTCCGCCAGCCCGCCCCCAGCCTCATCCTCTCCAACACCGCCCGTGCCGGCGCCACCGCGTTCCTGAAGACGCTCGCCGGCGAGGTGGCGGCCGACGGCATCACCGTCAACAGCGTCCAGCCCGGTCTCCACGCCACCGACCGGATGCGCCAGCTCGGCGTGGACGCCACCACCCGCCCGCCCGACGTCCCCGTCGGGTTCGTCGGCGACCCCGACGACTTCGGTGCGGTGTGCGCGTTCCTGTGCTCGCAGCAGGCGCGCTTCGTCACCGGCGCGGCGATCCCCGTCGACGGGGGCAGCTACAGGGGGCTCCAGTGA
- a CDS encoding Dabb family protein, which yields MIRHCVLLRIAEGTDPEVVERIVEALRTLPARIPSIRTYEVGVDLGWRDGNAEIGIVAGFDDQEGWRAYVDHPDHVAVIEQHIAPVVTSRQAVQFQV from the coding sequence GTGATCCGCCACTGCGTCCTGCTGCGCATCGCCGAGGGCACCGACCCCGAGGTCGTCGAGCGGATCGTCGAGGCCCTGCGCACCCTCCCGGCTCGCATCCCCTCGATCCGGACCTACGAGGTCGGCGTCGACCTCGGCTGGCGTGACGGCAACGCCGAGATCGGCATCGTCGCCGGCTTCGACGACCAGGAGGGCTGGCGCGCCTACGTCGACCACCCCGACCACGTCGCGGTGATCGAGCAGCACATCGCCCCCGTCGTGACGTCGCGCCAGGCCGTCCAGTTCCAGGTCTGA
- a CDS encoding DUF4389 domain-containing protein produces MRTSKIIALVLGSILALGSLGLIGGGAVLVWAHNTQRDVDGYYTTETHRYETDTYAIATRQIDLGADPGGPSWNPISSIGTARIVVDPADGGEVFVGIGRSRDVRAYLDGVEHVTFESTRRDPFVPRYRLAEGGPPATPPGEEGFWVASEEGAGTQTLTWDVEGGSYTVVVMRADGSAGVAVDASAGLATGWLGVIGAGSIGLGLVLAAVSLALLLIGTSDDETTATQAAAGVRAPVGPPPFGRAHPVWLEGRRDPQLSRWLWLVKWFLAIPHLIVLAFLGAAAFGLTIVAGVVILFTGRYPTSIFRIVVGILRWGWRVVFYAFVLGTDRYPPFTLDDVPDYPARFDVAEPQRMSQPLVLVKWWLLALPHLLIVAVFVGGWTFGFPGGADDGRIVFSGGLVGLLALIAGVGLLFNGRYPPGLFDLIMGMERWTARVLGYVLLMTDDYPPFRLDPGGEEPPAGGRRASDPPARDPEPDPLADSATE; encoded by the coding sequence ATGAGGACGTCGAAGATCATCGCGCTCGTGCTCGGGTCCATCCTGGCGCTCGGCAGCCTCGGGCTCATCGGCGGCGGCGCCGTCCTCGTCTGGGCGCACAACACCCAGCGCGACGTGGACGGCTACTACACGACCGAGACGCACCGCTACGAGACCGACACCTACGCCATCGCGACCCGCCAGATCGACCTCGGCGCCGACCCGGGCGGTCCGAGCTGGAACCCGATCTCGTCGATCGGCACGGCCCGGATCGTGGTCGACCCGGCCGACGGCGGCGAGGTGTTCGTCGGCATCGGGCGCTCGAGGGACGTGCGCGCGTACCTGGACGGGGTCGAGCACGTCACCTTCGAGTCGACGCGACGGGACCCGTTCGTCCCCCGCTACCGCCTGGCGGAGGGCGGCCCCCCGGCGACGCCGCCGGGCGAGGAGGGGTTCTGGGTCGCGTCCGAGGAGGGTGCCGGCACCCAGACGCTGACCTGGGACGTGGAGGGCGGCTCGTACACGGTCGTCGTGATGCGCGCGGACGGGTCGGCCGGGGTGGCGGTCGACGCCAGTGCCGGGCTGGCCACCGGCTGGCTGGGCGTCATCGGCGCCGGCTCGATCGGCCTCGGCCTGGTGCTCGCCGCGGTGTCCCTCGCGCTGCTGCTCATCGGCACGAGCGACGACGAGACCACCGCCACCCAGGCCGCCGCCGGCGTGCGCGCCCCCGTCGGTCCACCTCCGTTCGGTCGGGCCCACCCGGTGTGGCTGGAGGGGCGGCGGGACCCGCAGCTCAGCCGGTGGCTGTGGCTCGTCAAGTGGTTCCTCGCCATCCCCCACCTGATCGTGCTGGCCTTCCTGGGGGCGGCCGCGTTCGGGCTGACGATCGTGGCCGGCGTCGTCATCCTCTTCACCGGTCGCTACCCGACGTCCATCTTCCGGATCGTCGTCGGCATCCTCCGATGGGGCTGGCGGGTCGTCTTCTACGCCTTCGTCCTCGGCACCGACCGCTACCCGCCCTTCACGCTCGACGACGTGCCCGACTACCCGGCCCGGTTCGACGTGGCCGAGCCCCAGCGCATGTCCCAGCCCCTCGTCCTCGTGAAGTGGTGGCTGCTCGCCCTGCCCCACCTGCTGATCGTCGCCGTGTTCGTCGGCGGCTGGACCTTCGGGTTCCCGGGTGGCGCCGACGACGGGCGCATCGTCTTCAGCGGCGGGCTCGTGGGTCTCCTCGCCCTCATCGCCGGCGTCGGGCTGCTCTTCAACGGGCGCTACCCGCCGGGGCTGTTCGACCTCATCATGGGCATGGAGCGGTGGACGGCGCGGGTCCTCGGCTACGTGCTGCTGATGACCGACGACTACCCGCCGTTCCGGCTCGATCCCGGCGGGGAGGAGCCGCCCGCCGGTGGTCGGCGGGCGTCGGACCCCCCGGCTCGGGATCCCGAACCCGATCCGCTGGCGGACTCCGCCACGGAGTGA
- a CDS encoding RecB family exonuclease, giving the protein MAADADALDTEPIDADSDLRATDLVLFEVDGAGTRVPRHLSPSSATLFEQCPRRWRLRYVDRVPEPAGEPAVIGTFAHRVLELLLAEAPEHRTVERAKLIAREVWPETEAHPDFRALALDAAGARRLRWAAWIAIEGLWPLEDPATVRVRSTERRITATIGGVPFLGVVDRIDECADGLVVTDYKSGRAPSTRFRDAKLAQVLLYAAAIAAAEGEAPTRARLVYLGSTIVEADATPDRVDEAVGALRSTWDDLTVAAAHDEFAPRPGPLCGWCPHVATCAEGTAEVRRRWDQGRMRADAPAVASLAGVA; this is encoded by the coding sequence ATGGCCGCTGACGCCGACGCCCTCGACACCGAACCGATCGACGCCGACAGCGACCTGCGCGCCACCGACCTCGTCCTCTTCGAGGTCGACGGCGCCGGCACCCGCGTGCCCCGCCACCTGTCGCCGTCGTCGGCGACGCTGTTCGAGCAGTGCCCCCGCCGCTGGCGGCTCCGCTACGTCGACCGCGTGCCCGAGCCCGCGGGCGAGCCGGCGGTCATCGGCACCTTCGCCCACCGCGTGCTCGAGCTGCTGCTCGCCGAGGCGCCCGAGCACCGCACGGTCGAGCGGGCCAAGCTGATCGCCCGGGAGGTGTGGCCGGAGACCGAGGCGCACCCCGACTTCCGGGCCCTGGCGCTCGACGCCGCCGGCGCCCGCCGGCTGCGCTGGGCGGCGTGGATCGCCATCGAGGGGCTCTGGCCGCTCGAGGACCCGGCCACGGTGCGCGTGCGCTCCACCGAGCGGCGCATCACCGCCACCATCGGCGGCGTCCCCTTCCTCGGTGTCGTCGACCGCATCGACGAGTGCGCCGACGGCCTCGTCGTCACCGACTACAAGTCCGGTCGCGCCCCGTCCACCCGCTTCCGCGACGCCAAGCTGGCCCAGGTGCTGCTCTACGCCGCGGCCATCGCCGCCGCCGAGGGCGAGGCGCCGACCCGGGCCCGGCTCGTCTACCTCGGGTCGACCATCGTCGAGGCCGACGCCACCCCCGACCGGGTGGACGAGGCCGTGGGCGCCCTCCGCAGCACGTGGGACGACCTCACCGTCGCTGCCGCCCACGACGAGTTCGCCCCCCGGCCGGGCCCCCTCTGCGGCTGGTGCCCGCACGTCGCCACCTGCGCCGAGGGCACCGCCGAGGTGCGCCGCCGCTGGGACCAGGGGCGCATGCGGGCCGACGCGCCGGCCGTCGCCTCGCTCGCAGGGGTGGCCTGA
- a CDS encoding RNA polymerase sigma factor produces MPIGEEEFPEVLARAQRGDRAALERLYRDLAPLVIGYLRTNGAREPEDLASEVFVAVVRSLVDFTGTERNLRSWVLTIAHRRLVDAHRRRGRRPEDPVEPEDRTLTDLTDGTSTEGVALAGLDTSGALALLDGLTEDQRAVITLRIIDDIPIKDVAAILDKPVTAVKALQHRALATLARRLRETGSIPDDPGSDS; encoded by the coding sequence ATGCCGATCGGCGAGGAGGAGTTCCCCGAGGTCCTCGCCCGCGCCCAGCGCGGGGATCGCGCCGCGCTCGAACGGCTCTACCGGGACCTCGCGCCGCTCGTCATCGGCTACCTCCGCACGAACGGCGCCCGCGAGCCCGAGGACCTCGCGAGCGAGGTGTTCGTCGCCGTCGTGCGCAGCCTCGTCGACTTCACGGGCACCGAGCGCAACCTCCGCTCCTGGGTGCTCACGATCGCCCACCGGCGCCTGGTCGACGCCCACCGCCGGCGTGGCCGGCGCCCCGAGGATCCGGTCGAGCCCGAGGATCGCACGCTCACCGACCTCACCGACGGCACGAGCACCGAAGGCGTCGCCCTCGCCGGGCTCGACACCTCGGGCGCCCTCGCGCTCCTCGACGGGCTGACCGAGGACCAGCGGGCCGTGATCACCCTCCGGATCATCGACGACATCCCCATCAAGGACGTCGCGGCGATCCTCGACAAGCCGGTCACGGCGGTGAAGGCGCTCCAGCACCGGGCGCTCGCCACCCTCGCCCGCCGGCTCCGCGAGACCGGCAGTATCCCCGACGACCCCGGGAGCGATAGCTGA
- a CDS encoding M48 family metalloprotease — MYELIARNRRMSWLLLAVSFAFLVLVAGAVSVYLQTGVVGVVIGVVVACAMTFSAYWSSDKVALAATRAQPASIEQFGQLHNIVEGLSIAAGIPKPRVYVVDDPAPNAFATGRDPDHAAIAVTTGLLRLMNRTELEGVIAHELSHVRNYDIRVSTIAVATAGAIAIIADIFWRMMWFGGARRRGNDNGGNPIALIGLIIVIVLAPVAATLIKAAVSRRREALADATAVELTRYPTGLRQALEKLATNTSVVQHTSHATAHLWIESPLERGRENQSSKLNSLFDTHPPLAERIAALRELEGIDAWDGSAPDTPGGLGVDLGGVTGAQGAGAGAAAARGPQGSPNQPPPGWYDDPAGQHGTLRFWDGSTWTDQVRPA; from the coding sequence GTGTACGAGCTGATCGCCCGCAACCGCCGGATGAGCTGGTTGCTGCTGGCGGTGTCGTTCGCCTTCCTCGTGCTCGTCGCCGGTGCAGTCAGCGTGTACCTGCAGACCGGCGTCGTCGGCGTGGTGATCGGCGTCGTCGTGGCCTGCGCGATGACCTTCAGCGCCTACTGGTCGTCGGACAAGGTCGCGCTGGCGGCCACGCGGGCCCAGCCGGCCTCGATCGAGCAGTTCGGCCAGCTCCACAACATCGTCGAGGGCCTGTCGATCGCCGCGGGCATCCCCAAGCCTCGCGTCTACGTCGTCGACGATCCGGCACCCAACGCCTTCGCCACCGGCCGGGACCCGGACCACGCGGCCATCGCCGTCACGACGGGCCTGCTCCGTCTGATGAACCGCACCGAGCTCGAGGGCGTCATCGCTCACGAGCTCTCCCACGTGCGCAACTACGACATCCGGGTGAGCACGATCGCGGTCGCCACCGCCGGCGCCATCGCCATCATCGCCGACATCTTCTGGCGGATGATGTGGTTCGGCGGCGCCCGCCGCCGTGGCAACGACAACGGCGGCAACCCCATCGCCCTCATCGGCCTCATCATCGTGATCGTCCTCGCCCCGGTCGCGGCGACGCTCATCAAGGCCGCCGTCAGCCGGCGGCGCGAGGCCCTGGCCGACGCGACTGCGGTCGAGCTGACGCGCTACCCCACCGGGCTCCGCCAGGCGTTGGAGAAGCTCGCCACCAACACCTCGGTCGTCCAGCACACGTCCCACGCCACCGCCCACCTCTGGATCGAGTCGCCGCTCGAGCGGGGTCGCGAGAACCAGAGCTCCAAGCTGAACAGCCTCTTCGACACCCACCCCCCGCTCGCGGAGCGCATCGCCGCCCTGCGCGAGCTCGAGGGCATCGACGCCTGGGACGGATCCGCACCGGACACGCCAGGCGGGCTCGGCGTGGATCTGGGTGGCGTCACCGGCGCCCAGGGCGCGGGCGCCGGCGCGGCGGCGGCACGCGGCCCTCAGGGATCCCCGAACCAGCCGCCACCCGGGTGGTACGACGACCCGGCCGGCCAGCACGGCACGCTCCGCTTCTGGGACGGGAGCACCTGGACCGATCAGGTCCGCCCGGCCTGA
- the mutM gene encoding bifunctional DNA-formamidopyrimidine glycosylase/DNA-(apurinic or apyrimidinic site) lyase, with the protein MPELPEVETIRRQLEPVVRGRWIGAAGGHPSGKFAPAVDAAGAHVEGVRRRGKYLLVDLDEDRELVVHLGMTGRLQVVAPDSTPSPYVRAWWDLGPSPGAPATGRLELHDVRRFGRVAVLPRGDHVSLPTLHRLGPEPFDPAFTGDHLWRALQASRAAVKTQLLSQRPVAGVGNIYADEALWRAGVHPAARRVGRERAGALRDEIVAVLAASIDRGGTTLRDYRTVEGATGTNQLHLECYGRAGEPCLRCGEPLRRLVVDGRGTTWCGTCQSLRRRVDNS; encoded by the coding sequence ATGCCGGAGCTGCCCGAGGTCGAGACGATCCGCCGCCAGCTCGAACCCGTCGTGCGGGGCCGCTGGATCGGCGCCGCCGGCGGGCACCCGTCGGGGAAGTTCGCCCCCGCCGTCGACGCGGCCGGCGCCCACGTCGAGGGCGTGCGCCGGCGGGGCAAGTACCTCCTCGTCGACCTGGACGAGGACCGCGAGCTCGTGGTGCACCTGGGCATGACCGGACGGCTCCAGGTCGTCGCCCCGGACAGCACCCCGAGCCCCTACGTCCGGGCCTGGTGGGACCTCGGCCCGTCGCCCGGCGCACCGGCGACCGGTCGGCTCGAGCTCCACGACGTCCGCCGGTTCGGCCGCGTCGCCGTCCTGCCCCGTGGCGACCACGTCAGCCTCCCCACGCTCCACCGCCTCGGTCCCGAGCCCTTCGATCCGGCCTTCACCGGTGACCACCTCTGGCGGGCGCTCCAGGCGAGCCGGGCGGCGGTGAAGACGCAGCTGCTGAGCCAGCGGCCGGTCGCCGGGGTCGGGAACATCTACGCCGACGAGGCGCTGTGGCGCGCCGGCGTGCACCCCGCGGCCCGCCGGGTCGGGCGCGAGCGGGCGGGCGCGCTCCGTGACGAGATCGTCGCCGTGCTCGCCGCGTCGATCGACCGGGGCGGGACCACGCTGCGCGACTACCGCACCGTCGAGGGGGCGACGGGGACGAACCAGCTCCACCTGGAGTGCTACGGACGGGCCGGCGAGCCGTGCCTGCGCTGCGGCGAGCCGCTGCGGCGACTCGTCGTCGACGGCCGGGGGACGACGTGGTGCGGCACGTGCCAGTCGCTCCGCCGGCGTGTTGACAATTCCTGA
- a CDS encoding precorrin-2 dehydrogenase/sirohydrochlorin ferrochelatase family protein: protein MPPSAPAPHRTSTRPGLTVALHLDGRRAVVVGAGHVGVRRALQLAEVGADVTLVSPEVWPRSSIDELLSQGITWFAREYEPADVEGATIVVAATGRSDVDAAVLRDAAAAGAMANHVADATAGDFSLVATTDLGHIQVSVSTAGRTPALTRWIRDRLAAELSDGYPALVELFAEVREELRAAGRPTRHRGWEDALSGGVLDQVRAGDVEGARVQLRRHLELA from the coding sequence ATGCCGCCCTCCGCTCCCGCCCCCCACCGCACGTCGACGCGTCCCGGCCTCACCGTCGCTCTGCACCTCGACGGGCGCCGCGCCGTCGTCGTCGGCGCCGGCCACGTGGGCGTCCGCCGGGCTCTCCAGCTGGCCGAGGTCGGCGCGGACGTCACGCTCGTGTCACCCGAGGTCTGGCCCAGGTCGTCGATCGACGAGCTGCTCTCCCAGGGCATCACGTGGTTCGCCCGGGAGTACGAGCCGGCCGACGTCGAGGGCGCCACGATCGTCGTCGCCGCGACCGGGCGGTCCGACGTCGACGCCGCCGTGCTGCGCGACGCCGCCGCTGCCGGCGCCATGGCCAACCACGTCGCCGACGCCACCGCCGGGGACTTCTCGCTCGTCGCCACCACCGATCTCGGCCACATCCAGGTCTCCGTCTCCACCGCCGGCCGCACGCCCGCCCTCACCCGCTGGATCCGCGACCGCCTCGCCGCCGAGCTGAGCGACGGCTACCCCGCCCTCGTCGAGCTGTTCGCCGAGGTCCGCGAGGAGCTGCGCGCCGCCGGTCGACCGACCCGCCACCGCGGCTGGGAGGACGCCCTCTCCGGCGGCGTCCTCGACCAGGTCCGCGCCGGCGACGTGGAGGGCGCCAGGGTGCAGCTCCGCCGGCACCTGGAGCTCGCGTGA
- the cobA gene encoding uroporphyrinogen-III C-methyltransferase encodes MTVHLVGAGPGDPGLLTLRGGELLREADVVVHDRLVRPEMLALARSDAELIDVGKSPGGPSTTQDDINALLVELGRSGRSIVRLKGGDPYVFGRGGEEAEVLRRAGIAYEVVPGITSAVAAPAAAGIPVTHRDHASGFAVITAHQDPATDRSLDWEALARSRLTLVVLMGASRAAAIAERLVDAGLAPDTPAAAVHRGTQPDQQVWRGRLADLGSEPIRPPATLVIGSVADEDLRDLTQPG; translated from the coding sequence GTGACGGTCCACCTCGTCGGCGCCGGCCCCGGTGACCCGGGGTTGCTGACCCTCCGCGGCGGCGAGCTGCTCCGGGAGGCCGACGTCGTCGTGCACGACCGCCTGGTCCGTCCCGAGATGCTGGCGCTCGCCCGGTCCGACGCCGAGCTGATCGACGTCGGCAAGAGCCCCGGCGGCCCGAGCACCACCCAGGACGACATCAACGCGCTCCTCGTCGAGCTCGGCCGCAGCGGCCGCTCGATCGTGCGGCTCAAGGGGGGCGACCCCTACGTGTTCGGTCGCGGCGGGGAGGAGGCCGAGGTGCTGCGCCGGGCCGGCATCGCCTACGAGGTCGTGCCGGGCATCACCTCGGCCGTCGCCGCTCCCGCCGCCGCCGGGATCCCGGTCACGCACCGGGACCACGCCAGCGGCTTCGCCGTCATCACCGCGCACCAGGACCCGGCCACCGATCGCAGCCTCGACTGGGAGGCGCTGGCCCGGTCACGGCTCACCCTCGTCGTGCTGATGGGTGCCTCCCGGGCTGCCGCCATCGCCGAGCGGCTCGTGGACGCCGGGCTGGCACCGGACACGCCGGCAGCCGCCGTCCACCGCGGCACCCAGCCCGACCAGCAGGTGTGGCGCGGACGTCTGGCCGACCTCGGGAGCGAGCCGATCCGCCCACCGGCGACGCTCGTCATCGGGTCGGTCGCCGACGAGGACCTGCGGGACCTCACCCAGCCGGGCTGA
- the ald gene encoding alanine dehydrogenase — translation MTTIGVPRELKDDENRVAMTPDGVREAIAAGLDVVVEEGAGAGSSITDDEYRRAGAALAPVDEVWERADLVCKVKEPQDEEMDRMRPGLVLFTYLHLAAYPEVADELLARKVTGVAYETVQLESGALPLLAPMSEVAGRMAVQVGASCLERHHGGRGVLLGGVPGVRPARVVVLGAGNVGWNAAWLAAGLEADVHLLDKNLDRLRFVDQIHRGRITTLASNRGAVERAVSEADLVIGAVLVPGGRAPTVVTEEMVEGMLPGSVIVDVAIDQGGCVETAHETTHHAPTYERHGVVHYAVGNIPGAVPNTSTRALTNATLPYVVELARLGPAEAVAADAALGAGVNVHAGHVTNEAVAAALGRPHVPLDEVLSPAG, via the coding sequence ATGACGACGATCGGTGTCCCCCGGGAGCTGAAGGACGACGAGAACCGGGTGGCGATGACGCCCGACGGCGTCCGCGAAGCGATCGCGGCGGGCCTCGACGTCGTGGTGGAGGAGGGCGCCGGCGCCGGCTCGAGCATCACCGACGACGAGTACCGGCGTGCGGGCGCGGCGCTCGCTCCTGTGGACGAGGTGTGGGAGCGGGCCGACCTCGTGTGCAAGGTGAAGGAGCCGCAGGACGAGGAGATGGACCGCATGCGCCCCGGGCTCGTGCTGTTCACCTACCTGCACCTCGCGGCGTACCCGGAGGTCGCCGACGAGCTGCTGGCCCGGAAGGTCACCGGCGTGGCCTACGAGACGGTGCAGCTCGAGTCCGGCGCTCTGCCGCTGCTCGCGCCGATGAGCGAGGTCGCCGGCCGCATGGCCGTGCAGGTCGGCGCCAGCTGCCTGGAGCGTCACCACGGCGGTCGCGGCGTGCTGCTCGGCGGCGTCCCGGGGGTGCGGCCGGCTCGGGTCGTCGTGCTCGGCGCCGGGAACGTGGGCTGGAACGCAGCGTGGCTCGCTGCCGGCCTCGAGGCCGACGTGCACCTCCTCGACAAGAACCTCGACCGCCTGCGCTTCGTCGACCAGATCCACCGAGGGCGCATCACGACGCTGGCGTCGAACCGCGGCGCGGTCGAACGTGCGGTGTCGGAGGCCGACCTGGTGATCGGCGCGGTGCTCGTCCCCGGCGGGCGGGCCCCGACCGTGGTCACCGAGGAGATGGTCGAGGGGATGCTCCCCGGTTCGGTCATCGTCGACGTCGCGATCGACCAGGGAGGGTGCGTCGAGACCGCGCACGAGACGACGCACCACGCGCCGACCTACGAGCGCCACGGGGTCGTGCACTACGCGGTGGGCAACATCCCCGGCGCGGTGCCGAACACGTCGACCCGAGCGCTGACGAACGCCACCCTGCCCTACGTCGTCGAGCTGGCCCGCCTCGGACCGGCCGAGGCGGTGGCCGCCGATGCCGCGCTGGGCGCGGGGGTCAACGTGCACGCCGGCCACGTGACGAACGAGGCCGTCGCGGCGGCTCTCGGTCGGCCGCACGTGCCGCTCGACGAGGTGCTCAGCCCGGCTGGGTGA
- a CDS encoding prenyltransferase/squalene oxidase repeat-containing protein produces MREGGVRRRALGAAGAWVLVVVVVRGVVLLPEHCPPLDAAEARSHAQAAVDWLTRNQRADGTWLYRYDRAADEVVPGYNTVRHAGVAMSLYQAAAHDVDGALDSADRGVAYALDHLVRHDGWAAFEPSSTRVTSGASALLVAGLAERRRHTGETTHDEVMAELSRFLVALTEPSGAVLDSWDAASETPNDGRYSPFFTGEVFWALALMHEQFPEDGWDEPARRIGRYLALERDEVEGYWPDVPDHWAAYGFAVVATGEAPWAPLSDDELAYLERQAALGGVQVRYESQRVDDFPRWLLRGRRTLGAGLGTVGEQLGGLHAVARVEPAMADLVDPIGERLACTAGMLAARQVDAGEAEAWDDPAATRGAWFQFDVTQMDDQQHALSALLLALPVLEAPDLAAGGRSRP; encoded by the coding sequence ATGCGGGAGGGAGGGGTGCGCCGGCGTGCGCTGGGCGCAGCAGGCGCGTGGGTGCTCGTCGTCGTGGTGGTGCGGGGCGTGGTCCTGCTGCCCGAGCACTGCCCGCCGCTCGACGCGGCGGAGGCCCGGAGCCACGCCCAGGCCGCCGTCGACTGGCTCACACGGAACCAGCGCGCCGACGGCACCTGGCTCTACCGCTACGACCGGGCCGCCGACGAGGTCGTCCCCGGCTACAACACGGTGCGCCACGCCGGCGTGGCGATGTCGCTCTACCAGGCCGCGGCGCACGACGTCGACGGGGCGCTCGACAGCGCCGACCGCGGCGTGGCGTACGCGCTCGACCACCTGGTGCGCCACGACGGGTGGGCGGCGTTCGAGCCGTCGTCGACCCGGGTCACCTCGGGCGCGTCGGCCCTCCTCGTCGCCGGCCTGGCGGAGCGGCGCCGCCACACCGGCGAGACGACCCACGACGAGGTGATGGCCGAGCTCAGCCGCTTCCTCGTCGCCCTGACCGAGCCGTCGGGCGCGGTGCTCGACTCCTGGGACGCCGCCTCCGAGACGCCGAACGACGGCCGCTACTCGCCGTTCTTCACCGGGGAGGTGTTCTGGGCCCTCGCTCTCATGCACGAGCAGTTCCCCGAGGACGGCTGGGACGAGCCCGCTCGTCGCATCGGCCGCTACCTGGCCCTCGAGCGCGACGAGGTCGAGGGGTACTGGCCCGACGTCCCCGACCACTGGGCGGCCTACGGGTTCGCGGTCGTCGCGACGGGCGAGGCGCCGTGGGCGCCGCTGTCCGACGACGAGCTCGCCTACCTCGAGCGCCAGGCCGCGCTGGGCGGCGTCCAGGTGCGCTACGAGTCCCAGCGCGTCGACGACTTCCCTCGGTGGCTGCTGCGCGGTCGACGCACGCTCGGCGCCGGGCTCGGCACCGTGGGCGAGCAGCTCGGCGGCCTGCACGCCGTGGCCCGGGTCGAGCCGGCGATGGCGGACCTCGTCGACCCGATCGGCGAGCGGCTGGCGTGCACCGCGGGGATGCTCGCCGCACGGCAGGTGGACGCCGGCGAGGCCGAGGCGTGGGACGACCCCGCGGCAACCCGCGGGGCGTGGTTCCAGTTCGACGTGACCCAGATGGACGACCAGCAGCACGCCCTCTCGGCGCTCCTCCTCGCCCTGCCCGTGCTGGAGGCGCCCGACCTGGCCGCAGGTGGGAGGAGCAGGCCGTGA
- a CDS encoding DUF3499 family protein, with the protein MARVCSRPGCSAPATVTFTFEPDALVVWVGDLAPDATAPGHDLCAEHGERLSAPRGWRMEDVRANRPPLPKLDADSPMLSRAFRGVRAS; encoded by the coding sequence ATGGCGCGCGTCTGCTCCCGCCCGGGTTGCTCGGCACCGGCCACGGTGACCTTCACCTTCGAACCCGACGCGCTCGTCGTGTGGGTCGGCGACCTGGCACCGGATGCCACCGCACCGGGCCACGACCTGTGCGCGGAGCACGGTGAGCGGCTCTCCGCCCCGCGGGGCTGGCGGATGGAGGACGTGCGGGCCAACCGGCCGCCGTTGCCGAAGCTCGACGCCGACAGCCCGATGCTCTCGCGTGCGTTCCGCGGCGTGCGCGCCAGCTGA